From the genome of Bubalus kerabau isolate K-KA32 ecotype Philippines breed swamp buffalo chromosome 13, PCC_UOA_SB_1v2, whole genome shotgun sequence:
CGGTGTGCACGTCCTTTTGGGATACCACACGTGTGCATGGTCAGGTGTGACTAGAAAGTAGGTGAGCTGTCCACAGCCATTGCACCGGCTGTGGGTGAGGCCACGGCCCCCAGGGCCCCTTGTggcaggggggcgggggtgggggtgtttgCGGGGGTGCTACCGTGTGGCCACAGAGCAATAGgccaccccttcccctcccatccccctcctTCCATCACTTTCCCTCAGGGGAGCGGCCATACTGCTGTGACCAGTGCGGCAAGCAGTTCACGCAGCTCAACGCCCTCCAGCGCCACCACCGGATCCACACAGGGGAGAAGCCGTTCATGTGCAACGCGTGCGGGCGGGCGTTCACCGATAAGTCCACGTTGCGGCGGCACACTTCGGTAAGCCAGGCTGGCCCCAGGGGTGCTGCTTCCAGCTGCGTGGCCCTGGATGGCAGAGTGCCCGTTCTCCTGCCCTGGGGCTTTCCATCCAGGATGGGGGCCTGGTGCTGGCCGAGTCCGTTCTGACGGACACCGCGGTGAAGACAGGGGTCTGATGGGTGGAGAAGGCTGTCGGGCCCAATGACAAGTGGCTGTGAACCGGGGGTCTGCAGACCTTGGACAGGGACATGTGGGTGACCGCTGTTGTGCGCTTGCTCCACAGATCCATGACAAGACGACTCCGTGGAAGTCCTTCCTGGTCATCGTGGATGGCTCTCCGAAGAACGGCGACAGCCACAAGACTGAGCAGCCTGACGACGAGTATGCGCCGTCCAAACTTTCTGATAAATTGCTATCTTTTGCAGAAAATGGCCATTTTCACAACCTGGCCACCGTCCAGGGCAGCATGCCTGCTATGCATGAGGACAGCCCCGCAGACCCAGCCTGCAAGTCCGACGGCCCCGTGGGGTCCCAGGACACGCTGCTGGCCACTGCCATCAGTGAGCTTAGCGAGCTGACACCACAGACAGAGCCAGGCCCACATAGCTCTGCTCTCTGACCCACGTGGACTGCAGCGGGGTCGCCTGCCTGGAGGGTTCCAGCCTGCACTTGCACGGGAGGGCTGGATGTGAGCTTTCGTCAGGGGCCAAGAACTGCAGGCAAAGAAGCGGGCAGGGATGGCTTCCACAGTTTCCTGAACTGCTACCTGCACGTCACTATCAAGTCATTTCTCAAGCTTTCCCTTAGAAATCCTGATCTGCATGACCTCAGCCACACTTCATCAGCAAACAAGGCAGTTAGCGTCGCCTCACTGACCTCTGGTGGCAGCACCCCGATGCCCTGGCAGCACCCCGATGCCCGGCAACCCTGATGCTCCAAGGCCACGGTTACTGCTCAGCTTAATCATGGGGCAGAGCGCCAGCCCTGCTCCTGGAGCTGTGCACCAGCTTGCTGCCTTAGGCTTTGTGTAGGTTTGTTTCTGATACTTTAAAGCTATTTTTCTAACAAGGTGAAAGAAAACTGGGACCACGTATTTATTTCAGCTGTTTCTTTCCTGTCAAACTGAAGCCCATCAGAGATGCTCTGGGCTGAAGAGATGACTGATAGCACTTGGCCCCACCCCTGCTTGTAGGCCCCAGCCGAACACTTGTCAGGTAACACTTGTCAGGTAGCTGCTCGTAGCGCACATGCAACTAGGAAGCTGGTCATTCAAATGACTTGAAGTGAAATGTGGCCATCAGGTTTCCTTCCTAAAAACCCAATTAGGTAAAAGCTGTCCTACCAAAGACTAGCAGGAAACAGTGGAGTAGTTTTTGCAAGGAGGTGTGAAAAAAGCCAGGGGCTGAGAACACTTGAAACATAGTGTAGTTATTTTATCCATAAGCAGCAATGCAGTGGTTGTGGCAAATCTAAGAACACAAGAGTATTGGTAGTTTTGCTAGACTTTTACttcatttctgtgatttttcagAAACCCAGTGTTTTTCATTACCACGTGAGGAGCCTAACACAGACAAGTCACTGACACACGTTCCCCTGGGAGCATGAGCAGATTGGGCACGCTCCTTCCTCTCTGATCAGCCTTAACAGTGGACCACGGATTGGCCAGCCTTGTCTTAAATGTGCCTGTCTCACGCTGGCCACTCTTGCTCAAGTGGCATTTGCATCCCGCCCCAGCCTGGTTCCTGACCCGCTGGCAAGGGCGGTTCACCGTGCGCACAGTGCTTTGACTCACAGGTGACCCAGATCAAAAGCAAAGAGTTCCTCTGTCACTAGTCGctctttttcttacattttaatttattaaacttGCTGTGAAAACACTCATTTTCTAAGAGAAAGGTACTTTATGTTTAAGTCTAAGATGGAGACACAGGCGCATGAAACACCACAGGAAGACCCAAGATGCTTTCTTCCCCGTGAGATGCTGACGGTGCTCCGGGGGCTGACACAGGCCACACGCCTGCTCCTGGGGTACTGAGTCCCACGTCTGTCTCCTGCTGTGACATCAACGCCCTCTTgtatttacagaacagaagttATTTTCACACATATTTTCTCTCAACAGAATGAACCTGCCCCCTGATGAACTGTTTTATGGGATAAAGTCATCTTAACGAGAAGGAATAATAGATTATTTTGTTACCTACTGGAATTGATTTTTGTCTTGAATTTGTTTTAGAGATTCTACAAAAGTTTAATGTGTTAATAAATGTTTTGTAAAAATAGTTTTGTAAGGCTAAGTTTATTTTCATGATTACAATTCACGTTCTGTAGAAATCAGATTCCTGATTGAAACCAGTATTTGCATTTTCTGGTCCTTGGAGAGTCTCGCCAACTCTGTCTGCTGCACTCGTTCTGAGATGTGACCGGCCCGGCCCAGCCCAGTGCACGGGCCTGGCCTCGTCACGGCCATGGTAAGTCTGCTCCACAGAGCCTCCTCTGTCTACGCTCACTTTGTCTGCTTCTGGGGAGCGGAGGGGATGGGAGAGCTGCTCCCTAAACTTTGCTGAAGGTGCATCTCAGGGATTTGGGGACATCTCCTGTTTCTTCCCATCTGGGTGTTGTGTTGCCAAGTCAGTGTCAGCCCCAGACCCTCTGGACATGCTACCCAAGGGGGCCATTTTGCACCTTCTAGCCTTCGTGTGGAAGATGCAGTCAGCCCAAACTCCAGAGCTCCCCTGCCTCTGCTTTTACCCAAAATTTGTTGTACAGACTTTGCAAATAAATTTGGCCAGTTGGTAAGGGAAGACCTTTCTTAAAGATGACCTAAAAAAATGTGGTTTTACCGAAGGCAGTCACCTAAACTGACCAATCTGAGTGTGAGTTACAATTTAAACTAACCTGCATGTCGCGTGCCTTGCCACAGCAGGGACATCTTTTGAGACCAAAAGAGTGCCTGTCCCCTTAACTTGATGGTGTTCCTGTCGCTTAAGGTGAAAGGTGATTTGTCCACAGGCACCAAGGCAGGCAGGAGGACATAGGCACAGGGCCAGCTGGCACATCAGTCAGACCCAGCTGATGCCTAGGAACTGCCCGTTTCCCTCCACCAGCAAGGGACTATGGGACCCTCCCCGAGGCTGGCCAAACCCACCACGAGGGCTTCTGTTAGGAAACAACGATTCTGAGAGAGGCATCTGAATGAGAAACTAACCTTGAGGATCAACAACGGGGCAGAGCTCCTAAATGGGACCACCTGTTAGACCATTCATTGTGAGTTTGCCTCGAATGATCCTGGAGGGATATGAACAAGGCCCTGACAGCACCAAGTCAACGTGGCTCCGCCAAGCAGACAACCGCTGGCCTCTGCCACCAAGGGGCCGCTCCTCCCTGAACCTTGTCGTGAGCTCCCTGACCTGGCAGCAGCAAGCATGGGAATGCGGAGCCTGCAGAGCCCTTGGCAGACCAGCAGTGGCACCAACAGACAGGATGGGTCTTCACAGAGCCCGGATGGCCGTGCCCACTGCCCGGGGACACCTTCCAGGATGAGAAGCCAGCCCTGACCTGTGCACACCAGCCAGGAAAGACGCACCACGCTGCTCATAACTGGGACTTTATTTACTGTACAGGTTCACACAAAATACACTGACTCTGCGAAGGTGGATTTATCATCCAGGGTGAGTTTTCATAATACACCCTCCCCGACAGCCCTGGGGAAGAGAGGCCCAGAACCCCCGCAGAAGCCATGGGGGTTGACTCGGGGCATCTGAAATACATGGTGTCAGAGGAAACAATAAACACACACGCTGTGGTTACAGGGGCACTGTCACACACGGTCACGACTGCAAGGACACTGCTTCCAAatcattcaataaaaaagaagttcACACAAGCTAGAAAAACATTGCCACAAAAAGCTTTCCCATAAGAAATTTTAACTTCTGACAATGAACTAAACAATGACTTGCTAAAATACAAAGACTGCAACACAATCATATTTTGTTCATAAATAACGATTTATAAATGCTGGAAGTCACAGTGCTGCCCACTCTGATGGAATGTTTCTAGGGAGGAAGCCTGGAGCTGTTCCTGGGACTTTTTTCTTCTCACTTTTATGTTCTAGTGGTCTGTTCTAgccattacaattattttttactttttcatgtgaaatattaaaaaaagcatCTTAATTCAGGCACTGGTCCTAGTGTTCATTTCAACACAACAACTCTGATGtgacataagtgaaagtgaaagtggctcagtcgtgtcccaactcttttgaccccatggacgatccagtccatggaattctccaggccagaatactggagtaggcagctgtcctttctccaggggatcttcccatcccagggactgaaAATGGTGCCAATATTCTCAAAACTACAGGTCTTCAGACAGGTCTGTCAGGGGATCAGGATAAAAATCTAATAAACAAACGTCATTCGGTTTTTCCTTTACATGGTCAGACCACAAGTTTCCTTAATAAGTGGAAGCAGACTTTCCAGACCAGCGACAAAAGTGCATGGCTGGCAGGGAGGGTTACTGTCCCCCAGGTAGGCAGGCCTGCAGCCGGAGGACACACGCTCATCTCACCCACGTGATTCTGACAGGCTGGGCACTGAATCACATAGAGCAACAAAACCCCACTTCTCTAAGTGTTTTTTTCTTAAGAGGTTCCGATAGGAAGTGAAGAAGTACCAAGCAGGCTCTGTTCTAAAATGGACCATAACCAACAGCCAGCTTTCTTTTAAGGATCCCAGACCTTTGAAGGAAAGAAGGACTCCTCACTGGATACCAGGGTCCAAGGTCAGAGTACCCCATGTCTCCTGGTCCATGACTGCCCTGTGGGCTGGGATAGAGCCACCACTGCCCCACCTCTCCACCAGCCCAGGCCGCACAGATGACCCCGCAACTACAGCCACCGAATCCTCACGGCGGCCCACAGGGCTGCTCCACGATCAGGCCTCCACTCGTCCTTCTCAGCCTCCTttctgccactttcttctccctcCTAGTCGGACTTATTCCTCATCCCCAAACCTTTCTCCTGGCTCAGCCCTCAACCTGGACCCACTCTGTTTCTGCCCAACAGCACCTTTGAATCCCAGTTGCTGGCCATCCAAAAATGCAACACCTTTCAAATACCAGTTAACATCTGACAGGACAGGAAATCCCATTTATCTGTCAACACTGCCATTATCTAGCAATAAATGCACATCAAACAAATCACTTATAAGAGATTCAGGAAACAAGAGCACGTCTAAAGCACAAAGTTATTAGCACGTAACATAAAGGGCAGGGATTAAGTTCATAGGTCAATAGCGCACATATATAAGTCAAAACAATAGGATAGAATTCAACTACACCAGATAAAACAATCCATCAGCTAAGGGCAGGTCCCCTCAGCAGCTCACTGGGACTCTTTCCCAATGGTGCAGTAAACTGTACTGTACTCAGCCCACCAAGCCCATCATGTCCAATTAACAGATAAAATGAAtgacaattaaaaatgaaaatgaatgacatACAAGCTTCGACTGAAATAACCTCCCGGCTCTGGTGAGGATGTACACAAGGGGGCACACGGGGTGCCCTCTCAACGTGGGAAAGTGTGTGAACATGAAAGGGATATGCCAGTTCAAATACCTTTCTGTGAAGGTGAAGCAAGGGTCCTGCCCCAACTAGAAGTGGACACTCCCTCCAAGAAAGGAAGACACCTGTCTCTCCTAGATCTCACGCACAGTGCACTTATGAGCTCAGGTTCAGCTCCACACGGCCACACACATCAGCGGGCCGTGTCAGGAAGCTCCCTCATCCCCACTGCAAGCAGCCAGCAGGCCTGGCTGACCTGAATTCTCACATGCACATCAGCTACAGAACAATGCACAAGAGCAGGGAAACGGGTCATGGCACTGTCAAAAGAATCACGAGATAACAAAAAGGATAAATAATTCTAATGAGGAAAGCCATAAATGCATTCCAAACAACCATCCTACACTAAACACACACGTTTAGAGAATCCACCAAGGTGCAAGTTCACAGAGAACATGCAAAGCATCTATTAGAACAACTGGGTTGGGCACACAAGTCCAGGAAAAGGGACATAAAAACATGTGTCAAAATGAAACATGAGCTCTGCACATACTGAAATAACAGGAGGAAGATTCTGAAGCAGTTCTTGGAAAACTCTGGGGACTCTGACAAGCGGGAGGCAGCCCATTACACACTCACAATATGCACAGGAGCGGCCCACCCGCCCACAGCACGGTGACACACGCAGtggcttaaacacacacacacacacatacatcgtCAGGCTCACGTGCAACGAAATGAAGCCGTTGAATGGGCATCCCACAATGATCACTGGCCCTAACGCTAAATGAACAAGGACTCGGCGGCATGCCGCAGGGACACTGCGCCTCACTTGAGGTCTCcgtccccctccccatccccctggATGGATTTCTTGATGCGCAGCAGCATGGTGGTGAGCCACTGGTCCAGGCGGGAGATGGAGTCAAACTCCTTCACCTGGTGAagggaagagaagcagaaaatggTCCACGGAAATACAGTCAAACACAGAATTACACTGTACTAACTCTAAAATCGCTCATTCTACTTTACAACTTTCTTCATTAAGAGCTTTTTACATTGCTCTTATGCTAACATGCCGTGGCAAAAACCCACAGCAGCCTTTGTAACTGGACAAAGAGCACGTGTAACATGACAAAGGACATAAGACTTTGTATAAGGACAAAGGGACGTGGAAAATTAATGTGGCTCCAGTCTCCAATGAACACAAAACACAGCTGCAGAGAGGGAAACTCGCCTTCCCACCATGGCTTCAAAGCCAGGTTGAATGAATTACTGAAGGGCACTAAGAAATTCACTTTGATTCTAAACATAAGATGGAAAAATATGGGAAAACAGGAAATTGGTGAATgtagaaaatttttttccattttatgccAAGAATATAACAAATTCtcactgctttatttttatgttttaaatttaactGATTTAACTGCTATTACTTCACACTTATTTATtgatcagattattttccatagaAAATATCCAAATAAATCATAACTGTATGTGATATATATTTACCTTACAGCTAAAGTCAGCAGAGCTCATACACTGTCTTAATTTTGAAGGttggtggaatctaaaaacatttcttttggaAAACAACACAGGTATAGCACAATAATGTCCAAATAGATGTTTAGCATTTATACAATGAAAAAGAGAAGTTGTATCTACAGTGTAAACTTTCAGAGAACGCACTAAATCCCAAAGGGGAACTTACTGCTTCTGTGTAAGCTTCACTGTTCTGTTCTTCATGAGCTTCTAGAAGTTTCTGGgaatatacatacagaaaaattaTCTTGGTTGGCTTAAAAGTTCCATCTATGAGTGAATACTTTAAATAGAGAAACAGCCTTCTTACTACACTAACTGATGTTGCTAAATGACTTACAAAAATGGGGAAGTTTTCAAATACAAGAGGCACCCAGGTCAGGGATCCAGCCTTGTGCTAACATTTCTGATCCACCCAATTCAGAGCATGGTGTACACCCGACCCTAACGGCGTCTGAGGCCTAGCGTGCGAGAGCAGGACTCACGGCTTCACAGGGTTAAAACGTTGCTCGATTTCAATCCCACTTACTCACTTTCAGTAATTTGCATTCTCTAGAGTCAGTGAATGCTGGAAACATTTCCTCGTATTTCTCAAGAGCAAGCTGGGAAAGAAAACCACTTGTTAACATCTGAGTCACTGAACCAGAAAATGAAGCTCTGACGTTCTATTAACATCAACACAATTTATTTACATCCTGTTTAATTGTTACACTCAACATCAAAAGCAACCTGTACTGATCAAatctacttatttttaatttcaatttcagtTAAGAATAAACTTCTAAACCAGTTTTTCTGAAAGAGGCTGCTGTGGAGAAGACCACATGAGACAGATGTCATTGTCAAAACTCCCAGGGCAGGCGTCTGCTCTCGTGCACTGGACGGATGCTGTGCCCAGACGCCAGGGCCCAAACCCCAACCCTGTCCCCGCCTCTGCCTCCAGCCTTcactctgcttttcacttctcccaATCCTCACTCCAACTCCacttctgagttttaaaaaagatgtgATTCTACTTTTCCTATCTCCCCTCAGCCCCCTGATTTCTTTAAACCAAACTACTGAATGAGGTGTGGCCCCTGGGTTGCTTTAACTTAAGAGCCTTGACAGCTGGGATTCCAGCGGCCGCAGGATGGCCAGGATGGGGTCAGGGACtcatccctgtcttgtttttcatGGATACAGCACAGTTTTGCTCTGGACGACGGCTGAGCACCCGCATTCGGGGTGAATGAAGCACATCAGAAGCTGTGCCTCACGGAGCCTCACCTTGGCGTTCAGCTCATCCACTATGAAGTGGCAGAGGGCGGCTTTAAAGAAGTAATCCTTTGCACTGTACTTCAACAGAGGGTTATCCATGGTGTTGGCCCCAATCTAGGAAAGAAAGTGGGATCAGAGTAAAAAGGTTGGCTCTCCTACAAAAAGCACGCTGACCCTCACCTGCTCTTTAGCAAGTGCTCTCTCTGCGTCTCATGTTAGAGAATCTATGAAATCCATCCTTTTAACCCAAAGTCATGTACCAGAAATGTTACTGGACAAGAAACAGTATTTGAGACATAAAGTGCTGAACCTGTTAAAAGTGACTCAGAATTCCATGTCCAGCAGGGTGGAATAGACTCGCTGTCTTCTGTCCCTCCCACTAAGTACAACTAAAAGCCTTGATCCTTTTATAGAAAATTAACGTCAGGAGACTAAAACGTAGAGCGAAGAGCAGACCAGCATGGGGCACGGGGCAAATGGCAGGGAGTTGCCTGCTTTTTCTTGCATAAATCCCTGACTTGGAACAGAAAAAGCCAACAACCCATTAATGCCAGTGGgtgtggcaaagaaaaaaaataagagtgaGGGAACAGATGGAAGTCTGCTTTCTCCAGCCAGAGGACCAGGAGAGGAGCGGTGCAGAAGACAGGGAAGGCTCAGATGACACCTGCTCTGgcccaccccacccacagcagCAAATGCCAGAGACAGACGGGACGCCtgtcctcctgagactggccggAGAGCTCAACTCTCCTGCCAAGGGAGCCAGCTAGGAGCCAGCCTGTGTCCCCACCACAGAGGCCTTTGGAGCCCATGTGGGGCTTGTTGTGCCATTCTTCCTAGAAGGAATGAGGCATCCTTGCCTCCCAGTGCGCCTGGCTTTACCATCACCTGCTAGAAACCAGGAGGCCAGGTGGAGAGCCTGGTCCTACACCTCCACCTGGCAGGAACAAGTCATACCCCTTCAGTGTCAAAGAAGACCAGCGGAGAAAGGAAGTTTAAACAAGACCCTGTCCTATAACACAATGTGGAAATACCCAGTTTTCAAGTAAAACTCACTTGCAATTCCAAGAAAAGGGAACAACTCAGGTTGAATGAAAAAAAGAGTAACTAATAAACAGTAGTTCTCACATAGACGAGATGTTAGAATTATCTAACAGATGTTAAAGGAATCCTCCTAAAATGTTTCCACCAACCATTACAAAAGTGCTTGAGGCCAGAGGGAAAACCGAAGCatcaatgaagaaaagaaaaaaaaattctcagcaaaaagccctaaaacatacaaagaagaaaTGAGCAGAAACTTCAGAACTGAAATATGTAAAACCTGACATAAAAAATGGATGGGTTCAACAGCAGAACccatgaaagagagggaggaCTCAGAGAACTGATGGCAGAACATTAGATATTACTCGGTCTGAACAGCAGAGAGAAGACAGACTGAGAAAAGAGGAACAGAGCTCTGGGATGTGTGTGACGATAAAACAAAGCCTGGCATCCGGGCCACCTGAGTCCCagaaggggagagaaaggagTGGCTAAAAATCACTTGAAAATGTAGTAGCTGAAAATTTCCTAAATTTTGCAAGATACGTAAACCTACAGATTTCAGAAGTTTAGTGACTCCAaacaaaatcaaagcaaaaacacccTTGCTAAGCCATACAAACTTCTGAAAATTGAAGACAAACGAAAACATTCTGAAAGCGACAGAGAGAAACACCACCACACCTACAGGGAAAAGAGCCTGGATGACAGTGAACCTCTCATCAGAAACTAAGCCAGCCATAAGGGCACATTTCTCAAGTGCTGAAAAAGAGCTGTCAACCCAGAATTGTATACCCAGGGAAACTGTATACCCAGCTTCAGGAATGAAGGGGAAATCAAAACATTCATAGGTGAAGAGACAACAGAAGAATGTGTCACCAGCAGACCTACCCTAAAAGGATGGCAAACGTTGCCTTCCAAGTAGAACAAAATGCAGGAAGAGATCCTGAAACATCAAGAAGAAAGAACACAGTAAGCAAGATATGGGAAAATACGACGggcctttcctctcttcttcagTTTTGTAAATTAAATTGGGTGACTGAAGTAAAAATTGTAATAGTGACTGATGTGTTTCTAAAAGTGTGTAGAGGAAATACTAAAGACAATTATATATTGAATGGGAGAGGATGAAGGAACAGAAAGTAAGGTAAGGTTTCTATATTTCActggaactgaaaaaaaatgacattacCCTGTGATACAGTATGTAAATGTAACACCTAGAGCATAACACTACAAAGGCTATTTAGAGAGAGATACTCAAAAATACTTTAGATAATCAAGCAACCCCCTATAAggcaagaaaaaacaaatagaaaaacaaaaaacagaggataaacagaaaacaaatacaatGGCTGACTTCAGTTGTAATatgtcaataattacattaaatgtgaaTGGTCCAAATACACCAATTAAAAGAAACTGGCAGAACAGACTTAAAAACAAGACCTAACTCTATGCTGTCTACAACAAACTCACTTCAACTGTCACAACATAGGCAgggtgaaagaaaaagaatgcataaaTATATGTCATATACacattaatcaaaagaaagcagaagaggcTACATTTAGTATCAGATAAAGACTTCAGAGCAAAGAGAATTACCAGAGACAGAAGGGGGCATTATATGATAAAAGGGCCAATGCAGCAAGACATAGCAACCCTAAATAAGCATGCAGCAAACAGAGCTGCAAAATAACATGAAGCAAAGACTGACAGAAATGCAAGCTAGACAGATCCACAATGAAAGAGACTGCAGCACTCCACTCTcaacaacagaaacagaaaatcgGCAAGTGTACAGAGGAACCCAACACCATCAACCACGAGCAGCTTATCAACATTTGTAGAACATGTCACCCAGCAACAGCAGCACCACAGAACATAAAACAAACTTATAAGGGCTGAGATCACACAGACTGCACTTTCCAGCCACAACAGGATCAAAccagaaaccaaaaacaaagataACAGGGACATCTCCAAACACTTGGAAACTAAACAAAACACTTATTAAAAAACcagggaaataaataaattatttattgctgttataaaaatgaataaagataaaACAATGTAACAGCATCGTGACAGACAAAGCAGCACTTAGAGGGAAATTGAGAGCACTAAAAATGCCCACACAACAAAGAGGAAAATCAGTAAGTTAAGCGTCCACCATCAACGCCctaaaaaagaagagcaaaataaatccaaagaaaGTAGAGGATAGAAATCAGGATAACAGAAGGAatcaatgaaaatagaaaaacagtacagaaaaccactgaattctaccaaatatctaaagaattaacaccaatcctCTATACTCTTctaaaaaatagaagaggagagAACTCTTTCTAACTCATTCTGAGGCCAGTATTACCTTGCCACAGAAGTCAAAGACATCACAAGAGAAAGTTAAAGATCAACAGCCCACATGAATACATGATgcaaaatcctgaacaaaatactagcaTGCGAACTCTGGCAGGCCTTCTGCACGAAGCTGCGCAGATGGCAGCCTCACCTGCTCGAAGATCTCGATGGCCTTCTGGTACTGCTCCAACTGGGCGGCATACGCGGCCACTTTCAGCAAACACTTGTTAGCCGAGCTGAAACCAAGAACCAGGCAGGGTGACAGTCCCAGAGAAAAATGACAAGACACCTCAGCGCACCTTCACCAGGTCCAGTGCAAGAGACCCCCAGAGAAAAAGCGGAGGTGTGGCTTTCATCACACGTCACAAAACTGTCAGACCCTTTCATCACATGTCACACAACTGTCAGAACCTTTCATCAAACATCACAAATCTATCAGAACCTTTTATCACACGTCACAAATCTATCAGAACCTTTCATCACATATCACAAAATTGTAAGAAAAACAATACTTGCCTGTTAGATTCCTCCCCCTTGTAATAATCGGCTGATTGTTCGTAATGGGCGATAGCCTGAAAACACACATGTTTTATTCAAACTACTTGTTTGAAGAGTTGCATTTACATTTGCAcaggtattttttttcctataaaaaccCTTTTCAACAGCACAACTTTCATAATCCGGCTTGCTTTATTTTGGAAACACAAGAAAGCATGTGCTTCCAGAAATCTGGTGGCAGGTGGCTTGCCATCTTCTTCCTGACCCCCAACCCAGACAAATGCCCACCGCCCCATTTCCCCAGGTCTGCGACAGTCAGGGGCAGCCACGTGACCCATCCTCTCCAAGGGGATGTCAGCAGACATGCTGTGGCCCACCTCCAAGCGTGGTCCATACAGCTGACTCTGCAGCCTTCTCCAGGCCTGTCCCCTTCCTATGAGCTGAAGGCAGCGACCACGTCTAGTGATGCTAGAAGCCATAAACTGAAGATGGCAGCCTTTCTGTCAGCCTGGTTCCCAAGTGGTGTCCCCACCACTGCCAAACCCTAAGTGGTGACACAGTTGAGCTATTCCACTCAGCTCT
Proteins encoded in this window:
- the NAPB gene encoding beta-soluble NSF attachment protein isoform X1; this encodes MDNAGKEREAVQLMAEAEKRVKASHSFLRGLFGGNTRIEEACEMYTRAANMFKMAKNWSAAGNAFCQAAKLHMQLQSKHDSATSFVDAGNAYKKADPQEAINCLNAAIDIYTDMGRFTIAAKHHITIAEIYETELVDIEKAIAHYEQSADYYKGEESNSSANKCLLKVAAYAAQLEQYQKAIEIFEQIGANTMDNPLLKYSAKDYFFKAALCHFIVDELNAKLALEKYEEMFPAFTDSRECKLLKKLLEAHEEQNSEAYTEAVKEFDSISRLDQWLTTMLLRIKKSIQGDGEGDGDLK
- the NAPB gene encoding beta-soluble NSF attachment protein isoform X2 → MYTRAANMFKMAKNWSAAGNAFCQAAKLHMQLQSKHDSATSFVDAGNAYKKADPQEAINCLNAAIDIYTDMGRFTIAAKHHITIAEIYETELVDIEKAIAHYEQSADYYKGEESNSSANKCLLKVAAYAAQLEQYQKAIEIFEQIGANTMDNPLLKYSAKDYFFKAALCHFIVDELNAKLALEKYEEMFPAFTDSRECKLLKKLLEAHEEQNSEAYTEAVKEFDSISRLDQWLTTMLLRIKKSIQGDGEGDGDLK